A genomic region of Arachis stenosperma cultivar V10309 chromosome 9, arast.V10309.gnm1.PFL2, whole genome shotgun sequence contains the following coding sequences:
- the LOC130951155 gene encoding protein NRT1/ PTR FAMILY 1.2-like isoform X2, with protein MGSHPQLIRGKGGIATMPFIIANEALARVATLGLLPNMVLYLMGSYNLHLAKANMILLLSVATTNFTPLIGAFIADSYLGRFLAVGFGSIITFLGMALLWLTAMIPTARPPPCDPATETCNSATTMQMAILISSLALMAFGNGGLQCSLAFGADQVNSKDNPNNQRALEIYFSWYYASSAISVIIAFTGIVYIQDHLGWKLGFGVPAALMFLSTFFFFLASPLYIKHKTHGSLLTGFARVIVAAYKNRKLRLPARKSTGMYLQKKDSDLLVPTDKLRFLNKACFIKDPEKDLASDGSASTIDEVEELKAIIKVIPLWSTGIMMSLNIGGSFGLLQAKSLNRYITRNFQVPAGSLSVIMIFTIFLWIALYDRIVIPLATRLRGKQVRISAKNRMGLGLFFSFLHLVTSAIVETLRRNRAIREGYMNNPNAVLNMSAMWLFPQLCLGGIAEAFNVIGQNEFYYTEFPKSMSSIASSLFGLGMAAGYVLSSLVFRIVEKVTSRGGKEGWISDNINKGRYDKYYWVLVMLSAINIVYYLVCSWLYGPTADQESKETRGNGSNDEDLPLIEFRNPASAYIFESRI; from the exons ATGGGTTCCCATCCCCAACTCATAAGGGGCAAAGGTGGAATTGCCACCATGCCCTTCATCATAG CAAATGAAGCACTTGCAAGGGTAGCAACCTTGGGGTTATTGCCAAACATGGTGTTGTATTTGATGGGAAGCTACAATCTCCATTTAGCAAAAGCCAACATGATTCTGTTATTATCAGTTGCTACCACCAATTTCACCCCTCTCATTGGTGCTTTCATTGCTGATTCTTATCTGGGTCGCTTCCTTGCTGTTGGTTTTGGTTCCATCATCACTTTCTTG GGAATGGCACTTTTGTGGCTAACAGCCATGATCCCCACGGCACGGCCTCCTCCTTGTGATCCTGCAACTGAAACATGCAATTCAGCAACAACTATGCAAATGGCAATACTAATCTCTTCCCTTGCTCTCATGGCATTTGGAAATGGTGGCCTTCAATGCTCCCTAGCATTTGGAGCAGACCAAGTGAATAGCAAAGATAACCCCAATAACCAAAGGGCCTTAGAAATATACTTCAGCTGGTATTATGCTTCATCAGCTATTTCAGTCATAATCGCCTTCACCGGAATAGTATATATCCAAGATCATCTTGGATGGAAACTGGGTTTTGGTGTTCCTGCAGCACTCATGTTCTTGtccactttcttcttcttccttgctTCTCCTCTTTACATTAAGCACAAAACACACGGCAGCTTGCTCACCGGCTTTGCACGAGTAATCGTAGCTGCCTATAAGAACAGGAAGCTTAGATTACCAGCCAGGAAGTCGACCGGAATGTACCTTCAAAAGAAGGACTCTGATCTTCTTGTTCCAACTGATAAACTAAG GTTTCTGAATAAAGCTTGCTTTATCAAAGACCCTGAAAAAGATTTAGCCTCAGATGGATCAGCCTCGACAATAGATGAAGTAGAAGAACTAAAAGCCATCATCAAAGTTATTCCCCTGTGGTCGACCGGGATCATGATGTCGCTTAACATTGGAGGCTCATTTGGATTGCTGCAAGCTAAATCACTGAACAGATATATCACTCGAAACTTCCAAGTTCCAGCAGGTTCTTTGAGTGTGATAATGATATTTACAATATTCTTGTGGATAGCTCTATATGATCGCATTGTTATTCCTCTAGCAACAAGGCTTAGAGGCAAACAAGTTAGGATCAGTGCCAAGAATAGAATGGGACTAggattgtttttctcttttcttcactTGGTAACCAGTGCAATTGTTGAGACTTTACGGCGAAATAGAGCTATCAGGGAAGGATATATGAATAATCCTAATGCAGTGTTGAATATGTCTGCAATGTGGCTTTTTCCTCAACTCTGCTTGGGTGGCATAGCTGAAGCATTCAATGTAATAGGCCAAAATGAGTTCTATTACACTGAATTCCCCAAGAGTATGTCGAGCATCGCTTCGTCCCTCTTCGGACTTGGCATGGCTGCAGGATACGTGTTATCTTCTTTGGTATTCAGAATTGTGGAGAAGGTTACTTCTAGGGGTGGAAAGGAAGGTTGGATTTCGGATAACATCAACAAGGGTCGCTATGACAAGTACTATTGGGTTCTTGTGATGCTGAGTGCCATTAACATAGTGTATTACCTTGTTTGTAGCTGGCTTTACGGACCTACAGCTGATCAAGAATCTAAAGAAACTAGAGGAAATGGTTCAAATGATGAAGATCTTCCATTAATTGAATTTAGAAATCCTG CTTCTGCATACATATTTGAAAGCAGAATATAG
- the LOC130951155 gene encoding protein NRT1/ PTR FAMILY 1.2-like isoform X1, giving the protein MGSHPQLIRGKGGIATMPFIIANEALARVATLGLLPNMVLYLMGSYNLHLAKANMILLLSVATTNFTPLIGAFIADSYLGRFLAVGFGSIITFLGMALLWLTAMIPTARPPPCDPATETCNSATTMQMAILISSLALMAFGNGGLQCSLAFGADQVNSKDNPNNQRALEIYFSWYYASSAISVIIAFTGIVYIQDHLGWKLGFGVPAALMFLSTFFFFLASPLYIKHKTHGSLLTGFARVIVAAYKNRKLRLPARKSTGMYLQKKDSDLLVPTDKLRFLNKACFIKDPEKDLASDGSASTIDEVEELKAIIKVIPLWSTGIMMSLNIGGSFGLLQAKSLNRYITRNFQVPAGSLSVIMIFTIFLWIALYDRIVIPLATRLRGKQVRISAKNRMGLGLFFSFLHLVTSAIVETLRRNRAIREGYMNNPNAVLNMSAMWLFPQLCLGGIAEAFNVIGQNEFYYTEFPKSMSSIASSLFGLGMAAGYVLSSLVFRIVEKVTSRGGKEGWISDNINKGRYDKYYWVLVMLSAINIVYYLVCSWLYGPTADQESKETRGNGSNDEDLPLIEFRNPEIPEPSSQSWNLLQRNTRVGPNNNNNMIVDGIIQQEVSQRGSSFIIRFTFNNILIARSHYPSSLFSHQLEMHALDLQFEPNCNQDFF; this is encoded by the exons ATGGGTTCCCATCCCCAACTCATAAGGGGCAAAGGTGGAATTGCCACCATGCCCTTCATCATAG CAAATGAAGCACTTGCAAGGGTAGCAACCTTGGGGTTATTGCCAAACATGGTGTTGTATTTGATGGGAAGCTACAATCTCCATTTAGCAAAAGCCAACATGATTCTGTTATTATCAGTTGCTACCACCAATTTCACCCCTCTCATTGGTGCTTTCATTGCTGATTCTTATCTGGGTCGCTTCCTTGCTGTTGGTTTTGGTTCCATCATCACTTTCTTG GGAATGGCACTTTTGTGGCTAACAGCCATGATCCCCACGGCACGGCCTCCTCCTTGTGATCCTGCAACTGAAACATGCAATTCAGCAACAACTATGCAAATGGCAATACTAATCTCTTCCCTTGCTCTCATGGCATTTGGAAATGGTGGCCTTCAATGCTCCCTAGCATTTGGAGCAGACCAAGTGAATAGCAAAGATAACCCCAATAACCAAAGGGCCTTAGAAATATACTTCAGCTGGTATTATGCTTCATCAGCTATTTCAGTCATAATCGCCTTCACCGGAATAGTATATATCCAAGATCATCTTGGATGGAAACTGGGTTTTGGTGTTCCTGCAGCACTCATGTTCTTGtccactttcttcttcttccttgctTCTCCTCTTTACATTAAGCACAAAACACACGGCAGCTTGCTCACCGGCTTTGCACGAGTAATCGTAGCTGCCTATAAGAACAGGAAGCTTAGATTACCAGCCAGGAAGTCGACCGGAATGTACCTTCAAAAGAAGGACTCTGATCTTCTTGTTCCAACTGATAAACTAAG GTTTCTGAATAAAGCTTGCTTTATCAAAGACCCTGAAAAAGATTTAGCCTCAGATGGATCAGCCTCGACAATAGATGAAGTAGAAGAACTAAAAGCCATCATCAAAGTTATTCCCCTGTGGTCGACCGGGATCATGATGTCGCTTAACATTGGAGGCTCATTTGGATTGCTGCAAGCTAAATCACTGAACAGATATATCACTCGAAACTTCCAAGTTCCAGCAGGTTCTTTGAGTGTGATAATGATATTTACAATATTCTTGTGGATAGCTCTATATGATCGCATTGTTATTCCTCTAGCAACAAGGCTTAGAGGCAAACAAGTTAGGATCAGTGCCAAGAATAGAATGGGACTAggattgtttttctcttttcttcactTGGTAACCAGTGCAATTGTTGAGACTTTACGGCGAAATAGAGCTATCAGGGAAGGATATATGAATAATCCTAATGCAGTGTTGAATATGTCTGCAATGTGGCTTTTTCCTCAACTCTGCTTGGGTGGCATAGCTGAAGCATTCAATGTAATAGGCCAAAATGAGTTCTATTACACTGAATTCCCCAAGAGTATGTCGAGCATCGCTTCGTCCCTCTTCGGACTTGGCATGGCTGCAGGATACGTGTTATCTTCTTTGGTATTCAGAATTGTGGAGAAGGTTACTTCTAGGGGTGGAAAGGAAGGTTGGATTTCGGATAACATCAACAAGGGTCGCTATGACAAGTACTATTGGGTTCTTGTGATGCTGAGTGCCATTAACATAGTGTATTACCTTGTTTGTAGCTGGCTTTACGGACCTACAGCTGATCAAGAATCTAAAGAAACTAGAGGAAATGGTTCAAATGATGAAGATCTTCCATTAATTGAATTTAGAAATCCTG AAATTCCAGAACCTTCTTCTCAGTCTTGGAACCTTCTTCAACGCAACACAAGAGTTGgtcctaataataataataatatgattgTTGATGGAATAATACAGCAAGAGGTTTCCCAACGTGGCTCCTCTTTCATAATAAGATTTACTTTTAACAACATTCTGATAGCAAGAAGCCATTATCCAAGCTCTCTATTTTCTCACCAACTAGAAATGCATGCACTTGATCTCCAATTTGAACCCAACTGCAACCAGGATTTTTTTTAG
- the LOC130948867 gene encoding pentatricopeptide repeat-containing protein DOT4, chloroplastic-like, which produces MVANFAQNRLEFAAIELVRRMQANGETPNTVTFTNVLPACGRLRFLHVGKEIHAKIIRMGWFSDLFVSNALTDMYSKCGYLHLARNVFNISIKDEVSYNMLIMGYSQTSDCLESLNLFSEMILSGMVPDIVSFMGAISACANLASIKQGKEIHGLLVRQHFHTHLFVANSLLDLYTKCGRIDLACKVFDCIEYKDTASWNTMILGYGMLGELHTAINLFEAMKEDGVDYDSVSFIAVLSACSHGGLIEKGRKYFIMMQDLNIEPTQMHYACMVDLLGRAGLMEEAADLIRGLSIEADANIWGAMLASF; this is translated from the exons ATGGTTGCAAATTTTGCTCAAAACAGGCTTGAATTTGCAGCCATAGAGTTAGTGAGGCGAATGCAAGCTAATGGAGAAACCCCAAACACTGTCACCTTCACAAATGTTCTTCCAGCCTGTGGAAGATTACGTTTCCTGCATGTTGGAAAGGAGATTCATGCCAAAATAATTCGGATGGGATGGTTTTCTGATTTGTTTGTCTCTAATGCTCTTACAGACATGTACTCAAAATGCGGATACTTACACCTTGCTCGAAATGTCTTTAATATTTCTATCAAGGATGAAGTTTCATACAATATGCTGATTATGGGCTATTCCCAAACAAGTGACTGCTTAGAGTCCCTGAATTTGTTCTCAGAAATGATACTCTCTGGCATGGTGCCTGATATTGTTTCATTCATGGGTGCCATATCTGCTTGTGCGAATCTGGCTTCCATAAAGCAAGGGAAAGAGATCCATGGTCTGCTGGTGAGACAGCATTTTCACACACATCTTTTTGTGGCAAATTCACTCTTGGATTTGTATACCAAATGTGGACGAATAGATCTTGCTTGCAAGGTATTTGACTGTATCGAATACAAGGATACAGCTTCTTGGAATACTATGATTTTAGGCTATGGTATGCTGGGTGAGCTTCACACTGCAATCAACCTCTTTGAGGCAATGAAGGAAGATGGTGTGGATTACGATTCAGTGTCCTTTATCGCAGTTTTGTCAGCTTGCAGTCATGGGGGTTTAATTGAGAAGGGGAGGAAGTACTTTATAATGATGCAGGATCTTAATATTGAACCAACACAAATGCACTATGCATGTATGGTTGATCTCCTTGGAAGAGCTGGGCTAATGGAAGAAGCTGCAGACCTTATTAGAGGCCTTTCCATCGAAGCAGATGCTAATATTTGGGGTGCGATGCTCG CATCtttttga